In one window of Candidatus Nanopelagicales bacterium DNA:
- the argF gene encoding ornithine carbamoyltransferase has translation MPVNLKHRDFLKELDFTEQELQFLLDLSRDLKRAKYTGNEVQRMRGKNVALIFEKTSTRTRCAFEVGAYDQGAHVTYLDPTGSQLGHKESIADTGAVLAGFYDGIEYRGSAHSNVEELAAASGVPVWNGLTNEWHPTQMLADFLTMTEHSRGRAIQDVSYCYMGDARSNMGNSLLVMGAIMGADVRVCGPKHLWPSKEVQDAAKERAALSGARVLLTDDPKKALPGADFVMTDVWVSMGEPADVWNERIKLLKPYQVNAAALNLTGKPNVKFMHCLPAFHDTNTHVGQDIAAKTGMNKGLEVTDEVFQSSANIAFQQAENRLHTIKAIMVATIGD, from the coding sequence ATGCCCGTGAACCTGAAGCACCGCGACTTCCTGAAGGAACTCGACTTCACCGAACAGGAGCTGCAATTCCTCCTGGATCTATCACGTGACCTCAAGCGCGCGAAGTACACCGGCAACGAGGTCCAAAGGATGAGGGGCAAGAACGTGGCCCTCATCTTCGAGAAGACCTCCACGCGCACGCGTTGCGCTTTTGAAGTGGGCGCCTACGACCAGGGAGCGCACGTCACGTACCTGGACCCCACCGGATCCCAACTCGGGCACAAGGAATCGATCGCGGATACTGGCGCGGTTCTGGCTGGCTTCTACGACGGGATCGAGTACCGGGGCAGCGCACACTCGAACGTCGAGGAACTCGCCGCGGCGTCTGGTGTGCCCGTGTGGAATGGCCTCACGAACGAGTGGCACCCGACGCAGATGCTCGCCGACTTCCTCACGATGACCGAGCACAGCCGCGGTCGCGCGATCCAGGACGTCTCGTACTGCTACATGGGTGACGCACGCTCCAACATGGGCAACTCGCTGCTCGTCATGGGGGCCATCATGGGGGCCGACGTTCGTGTCTGCGGACCGAAGCACCTCTGGCCTTCCAAAGAAGTACAGGACGCCGCCAAGGAACGCGCCGCCCTCAGCGGTGCTCGAGTGCTCCTAACGGACGACCCGAAGAAGGCTCTACCCGGCGCCGACTTCGTGATGACGGACGTGTGGGTGTCAATGGGCGAACCCGCGGACGTCTGGAATGAGCGGATCAAGCTCCTCAAGCCCTACCAGGTGAACGCCGCGGCACTGAATCTAACGGGCAAACCGAACGTGAAGTTCATGCACTGCCTGCCTGCGTTCCATGACACGAACACCCACGTGGGGCAAGACATCGCGGCGAAGACCGGCATGAACAAGGGACTGGAAGTTACGGACGAGGTGTTCCAGTCCAGCGCGAACATCGCCTTCCAGCAGGCCGAGAACCGCCTTCACACGATCAAGGCCATCATGGTGGCCACGATCGGAGACTGA